Genomic window (Trueperaceae bacterium):
ACGAGCGGCGGCCACCAGGTGCGGCTCCAGCGTCAGCGCCGCCGCCGGCGCCATCCTCTCGCCGCCGCACACGGCTCCCCGCGCGCGCTCCGCGTTCACGAGCTCGAGGATCCGTTGGGCGACCGGACCGTAGCCGGCGGGTGGCGCGGTTGTGGCGGCGACCGCGCGCCGCGGCGCGCAGCCGGCCAGGGCCAGGCAGGTGGCGGCGAGGAAGATGGCGACGACGCGACGTGAAGGGGGCATGGTGGGCGGACGATACGGGCCCGGCCCTTCCGCGGCTGTGGCGGATGCCACTGCCCACCACGGCCTCACCGGGCGGAACCGAGTCGCCCGGTGAGGCCGTGTAACGGCCGCCACCGACCCCGCTCACGCCGTTGACCAGGGCCGGCGCGGTGACGTATATTGCTGAGCGTACCGGTCGGATAATACACCATGCCAGGGAGCGAGATGAACAGCGCATCTCAAGCGTCGGCGCGGGCGCGACGGTGACGGGGGACGCAGTCGGCCACGAGCCGGCCCACCTACCCCTCCTCCTATCGGAGGACGGCTACGTCCCGCTCTACCTACAGCTCGTCCACCAGATCAGGCACCTGATCACGAGCGGCGGCCTCGCCGCCGACGACCGCCTGCCGTCCGTGCGCGAGCTGGCCCAGCAGCTCGTCGTGAACGCCGGCACCGTGGCCCTCGCCTACCGAACCCTCCAACTCGAGGGGCTGATCGAGAGCCGGCGGGGGCGCGGCACGTACGTGGCCGCCGTGGGCGACGGCTCCGGGCGCTTCGCCCACCGCCAGCGCGCACTCGAGGAGGCCATCGACTCCCTCCTCGACCGCGCCGGCGCCCTCGGCTTCGACGCCGCCACCGTCAGCCAGTACCTCTACGGCCGCGCCCAGCGCCCGCGCAGCTTGCCCATCGTCGTCGTCATGCCCGAGCTCCGCGGCGCGGAGAAGTACGCCCGCCTCGTCGCCGCCGAGCTGCCGCCCGGGCTCACGGTCGAGGCGCACAGCCTGACGCTTGAGGAGGTGGAGAACGGCGCCGCCAGGGTGCTGGACGCGTACCGCACGGCGTTCTTCACCTTCACGTTCCCGGCCCACGCCCCCGCCGTCACGGCCCGCCTGCTCGAGCTGGGGCTCGACGTCGAGGTGGTCGGCATCACGGCGCAGCTGACCCCCGCCACCACGGCCCGCCTCCGCGCCCTCGACCCGGCCGCCAAGCT
Coding sequences:
- a CDS encoding GntR family transcriptional regulator, with the translated sequence MTGDAVGHEPAHLPLLLSEDGYVPLYLQLVHQIRHLITSGGLAADDRLPSVRELAQQLVVNAGTVALAYRTLQLEGLIESRRGRGTYVAAVGDGSGRFAHRQRALEEAIDSLLDRAGALGFDAATVSQYLYGRAQRPRSLPIVVVMPELRGAEKYARLVAAELPPGLTVEAHSLTLEEVENGAARVLDAYRTAFFTFTFPAHAPAVTARLLELGLDVEVVGITAQLTPATTARLRALDPAAKLALVAEARTVNVALNLMAQFSPLDLKRLTVFTELSPRADVIGADCATYIHTFGATPHLEALGIEPSRRLELNFTLSDEARARLRQLLDGVGHGALQRPPELLLDT